A window from Herpetosiphonaceae bacterium encodes these proteins:
- a CDS encoding dihydroorotate dehydrogenase-like protein — translation MPDLTTTYLGLQLRNPLVVSASPLSKRIDLVRRMEDAGAAAIVLYSLFEEQITRESLALDHFLARTSESHAEALSYFPDLGNYNISPDAYLEHLHRVKRAVDIPVIGSLNGISSGGWIEYARKIEQAGADALELNLYFVPTDPGLSSAELEDNYVKLVTDVRQQVTIPIALKLSPFFTSLPHIARRFAAAGANGLVLFNRFYQPDFDLESLDVVPHLELSTRADLHLPLRWIAILYGRIEADLALTSGVHTADDVIKAMMAGAKVAMLTSELLAHGIRRLGNILFDLQVWMELYEYESIRQMQGSMSQRAVAETAAFERANYLKALNLYDDRIA, via the coding sequence ATGCCTGATCTTACGACAACCTATCTGGGATTGCAGCTTCGGAATCCGCTGGTCGTCTCAGCCTCGCCGCTGTCCAAGCGCATCGATCTGGTGCGGCGGATGGAGGATGCCGGAGCGGCGGCGATCGTGCTCTACTCACTCTTCGAGGAGCAGATCACGCGCGAGAGCCTGGCGCTGGATCACTTTCTGGCACGTACCAGCGAGAGCCATGCCGAGGCGCTGAGCTACTTTCCCGACCTCGGCAACTACAATATCTCGCCCGACGCCTACCTTGAGCATCTGCATCGCGTCAAGCGCGCGGTCGATATTCCAGTGATCGGCAGCCTCAACGGCATCTCATCGGGCGGCTGGATCGAGTACGCCCGCAAGATAGAGCAGGCTGGTGCCGATGCGCTCGAACTCAATCTGTATTTCGTGCCGACCGATCCCGGCCTGAGCAGCGCCGAGCTTGAGGACAATTATGTCAAGCTGGTAACAGACGTGCGCCAGCAGGTGACGATTCCGATCGCGCTCAAGCTCAGCCCATTCTTCACGTCGCTGCCACACATCGCGCGGCGCTTCGCGGCGGCGGGCGCGAACGGTCTGGTGCTCTTCAATCGCTTCTACCAGCCCGACTTCGACCTTGAGTCGCTGGACGTAGTGCCGCATCTTGAACTGAGCACGCGCGCGGATCTGCATCTGCCGCTGCGCTGGATCGCGATCCTCTACGGCAGGATCGAGGCTGATCTGGCCCTGACCAGCGGCGTGCATACCGCCGACGACGTGATCAAAGCGATGATGGCGGGGGCCAAGGTGGCAATGCTCACCTCGGAGCTGCTGGCGCACGGCATTCGTCGGCTGGGCAACATCCTCTTCGATCTTCAGGTGTGGATGGAGCTGTACGAGTACGAGTCGATCCGGCAGATGCAGGGCAGCATGAGCCAGCGGGCGGTCGCGGAGACGGCGGCGTTCGAGCGCGCCAATTACCTCAAGGCGCTCAACCTGTACGACGATCGGATTGCATAG
- a CDS encoding NAD(P)/FAD-dependent oxidoreductase: MNDLIIIGGGPAALSAAAYALSKQLDFRIVFDDLGGKAGWHQHLVGQLADESLPGEETIKLLERKATASGRILRDRTTGVTKDGATFKITTEHHGTLESLAVIIATGATPVELPVPGAKEFLGQGLGYSIITHADLVAGKTVAVIGNTLRALRGAAEVAQTASQLYLIVPSTSILYVPLAQALSHRPNIEILGGARVKEITGAFNVEEIVVEYENKIRRIAVDAAFVDLGLYASSGPVRELLDLTPGQFIAIDDRNATAVSGLFAAGDVTTAFGEQILIAVGEGMKAALSAYEHILAAKARHSLAERTAP; encoded by the coding sequence ATGAACGACTTAATCATTATCGGCGGCGGACCCGCGGCACTCTCGGCGGCGGCGTATGCGCTCAGCAAGCAGCTCGACTTTCGGATCGTCTTCGACGACCTTGGCGGTAAAGCGGGCTGGCATCAACATCTGGTCGGGCAACTGGCCGATGAGTCGCTGCCGGGAGAAGAAACGATCAAGCTGCTTGAGCGCAAAGCGACCGCATCGGGGCGCATCCTCCGCGACCGAACAACCGGCGTGACGAAAGACGGCGCGACGTTCAAGATCACGACCGAGCACCACGGCACGCTGGAGAGTCTGGCGGTGATCATCGCCACGGGCGCGACGCCGGTTGAGCTGCCGGTGCCGGGCGCGAAGGAGTTTCTGGGCCAGGGCCTGGGCTACTCGATCATCACCCACGCCGATCTGGTCGCTGGCAAGACCGTCGCGGTGATCGGCAATACGCTGCGCGCGCTGCGGGGCGCTGCCGAAGTAGCGCAGACCGCGAGCCAGCTCTACCTGATCGTGCCGAGCACCTCGATCCTGTACGTACCGCTGGCGCAGGCGCTAAGCCATCGTCCGAACATCGAGATCCTGGGCGGCGCGCGAGTCAAGGAGATTACCGGAGCCTTCAACGTCGAAGAGATCGTGGTCGAGTACGAGAACAAGATTCGGCGGATCGCGGTCGATGCGGCCTTTGTGGACCTTGGCCTATACGCCAGCAGCGGGCCGGTGCGCGAGCTGTTGGATCTGACACCGGGCCAGTTCATCGCCATCGACGATCGCAACGCCACAGCGGTATCCGGCCTGTTCGCGGCGGGCGATGTCACCACGGCATTCGGCGAGCAAATCCTGATCGCGGTCGGCGAGGGCATGAAGGCGGCGCTCAGCGCGTACGAGCATATTCTGGCGGCGAAAGCGCGTCACTCGCTGGCCGAGCGCACTGCGCCCTAG
- a CDS encoding LacI family DNA-binding transcriptional regulator, with protein MASIKDVAEAAGVSTATVSRVLSNHPHVRPELRERVREAVARLEYRPNLIARSLRSQQSNTIGLIVSDIRNPFFTAISRAVEDTAYAHGLSVVLCNTDENPEKEALYLQLMRDEHVAGAIFSPTRHTLERFADLNIDFPVVMVDRSLKNGEVDAVLLDNAAAAYDLTSHLIEQGYRRIGAIFGETSTTGRERWRGYDEALREHGYPPAAELVRYIQPRTEAGCLAALELLDLPQPPDAIFTSNSLLTAGALQAIRQRQLTIPGDIGLVGFDETTWASLVQPPITIIAQPTYEIGKTATELLLRRIDDPARPTRKVILQGELHVRGSSLRR; from the coding sequence ATGGCAAGCATCAAGGATGTTGCCGAGGCGGCAGGCGTCTCGACCGCGACCGTTTCGCGGGTGCTCTCGAACCATCCGCACGTGCGGCCTGAGCTGCGCGAGCGTGTTCGGGAGGCGGTGGCGCGGCTTGAGTACCGGCCCAACCTGATCGCCCGCAGCTTGCGATCGCAGCAATCCAACACGATCGGGCTGATCGTGTCCGATATTCGCAATCCGTTTTTCACCGCGATCAGCCGCGCCGTCGAAGATACCGCCTATGCCCACGGTCTGAGCGTGGTGCTGTGCAATACCGATGAAAATCCAGAGAAAGAAGCGCTCTATCTCCAGTTAATGCGCGACGAGCATGTCGCTGGCGCGATCTTTTCGCCGACGCGCCACACGCTTGAGCGCTTCGCCGATCTCAACATCGACTTTCCCGTGGTGATGGTCGACCGCTCGCTCAAGAACGGCGAGGTCGATGCCGTGCTGCTGGATAACGCGGCGGCGGCGTACGATCTGACCAGCCATCTGATCGAGCAGGGCTACCGGCGCATCGGCGCGATCTTTGGCGAAACCAGCACCACCGGACGCGAGCGCTGGCGCGGCTACGATGAGGCACTGCGCGAGCACGGCTATCCGCCTGCCGCCGAGCTGGTCAGATATATCCAGCCCAGGACCGAGGCGGGCTGCCTGGCCGCGCTGGAACTGCTCGATCTGCCGCAGCCGCCGGATGCGATCTTCACCAGCAATAGCCTGCTCACGGCGGGCGCGCTCCAGGCGATTCGCCAGCGCCAGCTTACAATCCCCGGCGACATTGGGCTGGTGGGCTTTGACGAGACGACCTGGGCCTCGCTGGTGCAGCCGCCGATCACGATCATCGCGCAGCCGACCTACGAGATCGGCAAAACGGCGACCGAGCTGCTGCTGCGGCGCATCGATGATCCGGCTCGGCCCACGCGCAAGGTGATCTTGCAGGGCGAGCTACACGTGCGCGGTTCGAGCCTGCGGCGCTGA
- the ptsP gene encoding phosphoenolpyruvate--protein phosphotransferase, which translates to MIELHQQQIRLRAHAADKQDAIRQVGQILVGTGHIEPGYIESMLGREAVANTYLGNGIAIPHGLPQDRGLINQTGIAVVQVPEGVTWNQNETVRLVVGIAAKSDEHIEVLRRLTRVLSDKAQVDQLTQTADPRDIIAALTGERPAAPPSADITDYAHFFDAVIHNKTGLHARPATAFVDLAKQFQAQIRVRHGEQVAEGKSLISLLQLGVEPGMTIRVSAQGADASAALQALQAAIATGLGDEDEEPPAAVVGSHTWTPRRVGATVAGITAAPGLAIGTIRQHTRQEIVVEDRTSVPAIEGDRFQNALHVAQAELDALYEEVKTRFGSGKAAIFRTHTEFLNDAPLIQQTVAQIFQGHSAAWAWQQVINDRVRYMEKLDDPILAGRAVDLSDVGQRVLRHLVGAAEDTLPTPDAPVILIADDLTPSDTAALDPDTILGFCTVKGGPTSHSAIIARSLGIPAVVGAGPSVLEIPDQTPCILDGYNGKLYLKPHEADVQEARDLQQQLQRQQDIARAARFEPAITTDGHQIEIAANINRATDAATAVEAGAEGVGLMRTEFLFLERTSVPSEDEQFAAYRDMVQAMQGHPVIIRTLDIGGDKEVPYLNLPKEDNSFLGIRGIRLCLARPDLFVPQLRAIYRAAAYGPIKIMFPMIATLEDWSQARAVAELARQEVGAPPVPMGIMIEVPSAVVLADQFAQEVDFFSIGTNDLTQYVLAMDRLHPQLAKQADGLHPAVLRMIQQTVQAAQQAGKWVGVCGGVAGDPKGAVILTGLGVSELSVSVPSIAEVKAQIRSRSLAEMQQLARAALRCRSAVEVRALATNGDLRAQTV; encoded by the coding sequence ATGATCGAGCTTCACCAGCAGCAGATCCGGTTGCGAGCGCATGCAGCGGACAAGCAAGATGCGATCCGCCAGGTCGGCCAGATTCTGGTCGGGACCGGCCACATCGAGCCAGGCTACATCGAAAGCATGCTAGGGCGCGAGGCGGTCGCCAACACGTATCTTGGCAACGGCATCGCGATCCCGCACGGCTTGCCGCAGGATCGCGGCCTGATCAACCAAACGGGGATCGCCGTCGTACAGGTGCCTGAAGGCGTCACCTGGAACCAGAACGAAACGGTGCGGCTCGTCGTCGGAATTGCGGCCAAGTCCGACGAGCACATCGAGGTCTTGCGGCGGCTGACGCGGGTGCTGAGCGACAAAGCGCAGGTGGACCAGTTGACGCAGACCGCCGATCCGCGCGACATCATCGCCGCGCTGACCGGGGAGCGTCCGGCAGCGCCGCCCAGCGCCGACATCACCGATTATGCTCACTTCTTCGACGCCGTGATCCACAACAAGACCGGCCTGCACGCGCGGCCAGCGACGGCCTTTGTCGATCTGGCAAAGCAATTCCAGGCGCAGATTCGCGTGCGGCACGGCGAGCAGGTCGCCGAAGGCAAAAGCCTGATCTCGCTGCTGCAACTGGGCGTCGAGCCGGGCATGACTATTCGCGTCTCGGCGCAGGGAGCGGATGCCAGCGCCGCGCTGCAAGCGTTGCAGGCGGCCATCGCCACAGGGCTGGGCGACGAGGACGAGGAGCCGCCAGCCGCCGTGGTCGGCAGCCACACCTGGACTCCCCGGCGGGTCGGCGCGACGGTCGCAGGCATCACCGCAGCGCCCGGCCTGGCGATCGGCACGATTCGGCAGCACACACGCCAGGAGATTGTCGTCGAAGACCGCACGAGCGTGCCTGCGATCGAAGGCGATCGATTCCAGAACGCGCTGCATGTGGCCCAGGCCGAGCTTGACGCGCTCTACGAAGAGGTCAAAACGCGCTTCGGCTCCGGCAAGGCCGCAATCTTTCGCACCCACACCGAGTTTCTGAACGACGCGCCGCTGATCCAGCAGACCGTCGCGCAGATCTTTCAGGGCCACAGCGCCGCCTGGGCCTGGCAGCAGGTGATCAACGACCGGGTGCGCTACATGGAGAAGCTGGACGATCCGATCCTGGCCGGACGGGCCGTGGATCTGAGCGACGTGGGACAGCGCGTGCTGCGGCATCTGGTCGGCGCTGCGGAGGACACCCTGCCGACGCCGGACGCGCCCGTGATCCTGATCGCCGACGACCTCACCCCGTCCGATACCGCCGCGCTCGACCCCGACACGATTCTCGGATTTTGCACCGTCAAAGGCGGCCCGACCTCACACAGCGCGATTATTGCTCGCTCGCTGGGCATTCCCGCAGTTGTCGGCGCGGGACCGTCGGTGCTTGAGATTCCCGATCAGACGCCGTGTATTCTGGACGGCTACAACGGCAAGTTATATCTCAAGCCGCACGAGGCCGATGTTCAGGAGGCGCGCGATCTCCAGCAGCAGTTACAGCGCCAGCAGGACATCGCCAGGGCCGCGCGCTTCGAGCCTGCGATTACCACCGATGGACACCAGATCGAAATTGCCGCCAACATCAACCGCGCCACCGACGCGGCCACGGCGGTCGAGGCGGGCGCGGAAGGCGTGGGCCTGATGCGGACTGAGTTTCTGTTTCTGGAGCGGACCAGCGTGCCCTCGGAGGACGAGCAGTTCGCGGCCTATCGCGATATGGTCCAGGCGATGCAGGGCCATCCGGTGATCATCCGCACGCTCGACATTGGCGGCGACAAAGAGGTGCCCTACCTCAACCTGCCCAAAGAAGACAACTCCTTCCTGGGCATCCGTGGCATCCGGCTCTGTCTGGCGCGGCCCGATCTGTTCGTGCCGCAGCTGCGGGCGATCTACCGCGCCGCCGCGTATGGCCCGATCAAAATCATGTTTCCAATGATCGCCACGCTCGAAGACTGGTCGCAGGCGCGAGCGGTCGCTGAGCTGGCGCGGCAGGAGGTGGGCGCGCCGCCGGTGCCGATGGGCATCATGATCGAAGTGCCGTCCGCAGTTGTGCTGGCCGATCAGTTCGCGCAGGAGGTCGATTTCTTCTCGATCGGCACCAACGATCTGACGCAGTACGTCCTGGCGATGGACCGCCTGCATCCTCAGCTGGCGAAGCAGGCCGACGGGCTGCATCCCGCCGTGCTGCGGATGATCCAGCAGACTGTGCAGGCCGCGCAGCAGGCAGGCAAATGGGTCGGAGTGTGCGGCGGCGTCGCGGGCGATCCCAAAGGCGCGGTGATCCTAACCGGACTTGGCGTGTCGGAGCTGAGCGTGAGCGTGCCGAGCATCGCCGAGGTCAAGGCGCAGATCCGCAGCCGATCGCTGGCCGAGATGCAGCAGCTCGCGCGCGCGGCGCTGCGGTGCCGCAGCGCCGTGGAGGTGCGCGCCCTGGCAACCAACGGCGATCTACGCGCTCAGACGGTGTAG
- the pfkB gene encoding 1-phosphofructokinase, whose product MKIATVTLNPAIDQTVIVDHFQLNTVNRGQSFQLDAGGKGVNVASFLADYGLSVAVTGFLGQENRAIFEQLFARKQIEDRFVLLPGRTRTGVKIVDGANQQTTDINLPGLEPTSEALSALLATVDELAASCDWFVLAGNLPPGVPASIYATLIARLKAHGKRVVLDTSRDALREGVQAGPSIVKPNIDELQQLVGQPLPDEAAIKRAARQLLNSGIDLVVVSMGARGALFVDRQTTLIAVPPSVTVQSTVGAGDAMVAGLIAGQVQGMSLAECARLATAFSVGTITRIGAHLPEAAMLQTYRDRVSVHTLDHAPLSSIEAQRS is encoded by the coding sequence ATGAAGATTGCAACAGTCACGCTCAACCCTGCCATCGACCAGACCGTGATCGTCGATCACTTTCAGCTCAACACCGTCAACCGTGGTCAGTCATTCCAGCTCGACGCGGGCGGCAAAGGCGTCAACGTCGCGTCGTTCCTGGCCGACTACGGCCTTTCGGTGGCAGTGACCGGCTTTCTGGGCCAGGAGAACCGGGCGATCTTCGAGCAGCTCTTTGCGCGCAAACAGATCGAGGATCGCTTCGTGCTCCTGCCGGGACGCACCCGCACCGGGGTCAAAATCGTTGACGGGGCCAACCAGCAGACGACCGACATCAATCTGCCGGGGCTGGAGCCGACGTCGGAGGCACTGAGCGCGCTGCTTGCGACGGTCGACGAGCTAGCCGCGTCTTGCGACTGGTTTGTCTTAGCGGGCAACCTGCCGCCGGGCGTTCCGGCCTCGATCTACGCCACGCTGATCGCTCGACTCAAGGCCCACGGCAAGCGTGTGGTGCTGGATACCAGCCGCGACGCGCTGCGCGAAGGCGTGCAGGCGGGGCCGAGCATCGTCAAGCCCAACATCGACGAGCTGCAACAACTGGTCGGCCAGCCGCTCCCCGACGAGGCCGCGATCAAGCGGGCGGCGCGCCAGCTTCTGAATAGCGGCATCGATCTGGTGGTCGTCTCGATGGGCGCGCGCGGCGCACTCTTTGTCGATCGCCAGACCACGCTGATCGCCGTCCCGCCATCGGTGACGGTCCAGAGCACCGTCGGCGCGGGCGACGCGATGGTCGCCGGATTGATCGCCGGGCAGGTCCAGGGCATGAGCCTGGCGGAGTGTGCTCGACTCGCCACCGCGTTCTCTGTCGGGACGATCACGCGCATAGGCGCGCATCTGCCGGAGGCCGCCATGCTGCAAACCTACCGCGATCGTGTTTCCGTCCATACGCTCGATCACGCGCCGCTGTCAAGCATCGAAGCCCAGCGCAGCTAA
- a CDS encoding PTS fructose-like transporter subunit IIB gives MARIVAITSCPTGIAHTFMAAEGVQRGAEALGHTVKVETQGSVGAQNVLSDADIRAADVVIIAADTNVDLSRFAGKPIYQTSTKAAISNGQAVVRQALEQATAPVEMSRAVGEPAAPVAAPSSGPLKIVAVTSCPTGIAHTFMAAEGVQRGAEALGHTVKVETQGSVGAQNVLSDTDVRDADLVIIAADTNVDLSRFAGKPIYQTSTKAAINDGQALVQAALAQAATPAKRTDFVEAVQQAKAERSAARSGVYKHLMTGVSYMLPFVVAGGLLIAIAFAIGGIYVYEEQNANTLGWSLFQIGANAGFALMVPILAGFIAYSIADRPGLAPGMIGGMLAVSSNAGFLGGIIAGFIAGYVTSWLNTYIRLPRHLAGLKPVLILPLLGTLVVGLVMVYVVGQPMAAVMAALTAWLTGMQSSSALILGLILGGMMAFDMGGPVNKSAYAFSVGLIASGFYTPMAATMAAGMTPPLGLALASMLFKNRFTHDEQEAGKAAAVLGISFITEGAIPFAARDPFRVIPAIMLGSAVTGALSMFFGSELRVPHGGVFVLPIPNAVTNLGLYIVAIVVGTLVTVAALYLLKRPIEPAVEAEMSAVEATGQPVHA, from the coding sequence ATGGCGCGGATTGTAGCCATCACCTCATGCCCGACGGGAATCGCCCACACGTTTATGGCTGCCGAAGGCGTGCAGCGCGGCGCGGAAGCCCTCGGCCACACCGTCAAAGTCGAGACGCAGGGTTCGGTCGGCGCGCAGAACGTCCTCAGCGACGCCGACATACGTGCCGCAGATGTTGTGATCATCGCCGCCGACACCAACGTCGATCTGAGCCGCTTCGCGGGCAAGCCGATCTACCAGACCTCCACCAAAGCCGCGATCAGCAATGGGCAGGCGGTCGTTCGCCAGGCGTTGGAGCAGGCCACCGCGCCGGTAGAGATGAGCCGCGCCGTGGGCGAGCCAGCCGCCCCAGTCGCCGCGCCGTCGAGCGGCCCGCTCAAGATCGTCGCCGTCACCTCATGCCCGACGGGAATCGCCCACACGTTTATGGCCGCCGAAGGCGTGCAGCGCGGCGCGGAAGCCCTCGGCCACACCGTCAAAGTCGAGACGCAGGGTTCGGTCGGCGCGCAGAACGTCCTCAGCGATACTGACGTGCGCGACGCGGATCTCGTGATCATCGCCGCCGACACCAACGTCGATCTGAGCCGCTTCGCGGGCAAGCCGATCTACCAGACCTCCACCAAGGCCGCGATCAACGACGGCCAGGCGCTGGTGCAGGCGGCGCTTGCTCAGGCGGCCACGCCCGCCAAGCGAACCGATTTCGTCGAGGCGGTGCAGCAGGCGAAGGCAGAGCGCTCGGCGGCGCGGAGCGGCGTCTACAAGCATCTGATGACCGGCGTCTCGTACATGCTGCCGTTCGTCGTCGCGGGCGGCCTGCTGATCGCGATTGCGTTTGCGATCGGCGGCATCTACGTGTACGAAGAGCAAAACGCCAACACGCTGGGCTGGTCGCTCTTCCAGATCGGCGCAAATGCCGGGTTCGCGCTGATGGTGCCGATCCTGGCGGGCTTTATCGCCTACTCGATCGCCGACCGGCCAGGATTAGCGCCGGGGATGATCGGCGGCATGCTGGCGGTGAGCAGCAACGCCGGCTTTCTGGGCGGCATTATCGCCGGTTTTATCGCCGGATACGTCACGTCCTGGCTCAACACTTACATTCGGCTGCCGCGCCACCTGGCCGGTCTGAAGCCGGTGCTGATTCTGCCGCTGCTGGGCACGCTGGTCGTCGGCCTGGTGATGGTCTATGTGGTTGGACAGCCGATGGCGGCGGTGATGGCCGCGCTGACCGCGTGGCTGACGGGCATGCAGAGCAGCAGCGCGCTCATCCTGGGGCTGATCCTGGGCGGCATGATGGCGTTCGACATGGGCGGTCCCGTCAACAAGTCGGCGTATGCCTTCTCGGTCGGGCTGATCGCCAGCGGATTCTACACGCCGATGGCAGCGACGATGGCCGCCGGGATGACTCCGCCGCTCGGTCTGGCGCTGGCGTCGATGCTGTTCAAGAATCGCTTTACCCACGACGAGCAGGAGGCGGGCAAGGCGGCGGCGGTGCTGGGCATCTCCTTCATCACCGAGGGCGCGATCCCGTTTGCCGCGCGCGATCCGTTCCGCGTCATCCCCGCGATTATGCTGGGATCAGCCGTCACCGGCGCGCTGTCGATGTTCTTCGGTAGTGAGCTGCGCGTGCCGCACGGCGGTGTGTTCGTGCTGCCGATCCCGAACGCCGTCACCAACCTGGGCCTCTACATCGTCGCGATCGTGGTCGGAACGCTTGTCACGGTCGCCGCGCTGTACCTGCTCAAGCGCCCGATCGAGCCAGCCGTCGAGGCCGAGATGAGCGCGGTCGAGGCCACGGGACAGCCGGTGCATGCCTAG
- the fbp gene encoding class 1 fructose-bisphosphatase — translation MAVHEIMTISRYIVENQEAHPGATGELSNLLYDIALAAKLIAREVNHAGLTDILGLAGGQNVQGEQQKKLDVFANETIAGIMTAAGRVGVLASEEDDEVIPVGGVDASGKYALVFDPLDGSSNTDVNVGIATIFGIYRRTTQDGPGTLADVLQAGRHLVAAGYVLYGPSTMLVYSAGDGVHGFTLEQTLGEFLLSHPAIRIPEPPRYYSTNQGLHRYWSPGVRAFTAWLQGLDAERPQTPLAGRYIGSFAADFHRNLLEGGIYYYPRDTKDPQVPNGKLRLIYEAAPMAFLVEQAGGAATDGQQPILDCVPHELHQRTPLFIGSRSLVEEATAYLQRYDR, via the coding sequence ATGGCTGTTCACGAGATTATGACCATCAGCCGGTACATTGTCGAGAACCAGGAGGCGCATCCCGGCGCGACCGGCGAGCTTTCCAATCTGCTGTATGACATCGCGCTGGCCGCCAAGCTGATCGCCCGCGAGGTCAATCATGCCGGGCTGACCGATATTCTGGGGCTGGCGGGCGGGCAGAATGTGCAGGGCGAGCAGCAGAAGAAGCTGGATGTCTTCGCCAACGAGACGATCGCCGGGATCATGACCGCGGCGGGGCGCGTGGGCGTGCTGGCCTCGGAAGAGGACGACGAGGTGATCCCGGTCGGCGGCGTGGATGCGAGCGGCAAGTACGCGCTGGTCTTCGACCCGCTGGATGGCTCGTCGAACACCGATGTCAACGTCGGCATTGCGACGATCTTCGGGATCTACCGCCGCACCACGCAGGACGGGCCGGGCACGCTCGCCGATGTGCTTCAGGCCGGGCGTCATCTCGTCGCGGCGGGCTACGTGCTCTACGGCCCCAGCACGATGCTGGTCTACTCGGCGGGCGATGGCGTGCATGGCTTTACGCTGGAGCAGACGCTCGGCGAGTTTCTGCTCTCGCATCCCGCGATTCGTATCCCGGAGCCGCCGCGCTACTACAGCACCAACCAGGGACTCCATCGCTACTGGAGTCCGGGCGTGCGCGCGTTTACCGCCTGGCTCCAGGGCCTCGACGCCGAGCGTCCGCAGACGCCGCTGGCCGGACGCTATATCGGCTCGTTTGCCGCTGACTTTCACCGCAACCTGCTGGAGGGCGGCATCTACTACTACCCACGCGACACCAAAGATCCGCAGGTGCCTAACGGCAAGCTCCGGCTGATCTACGAGGCCGCGCCGATGGCCTTTCTGGTGGAGCAGGCCGGTGGAGCAGCCACCGATGGGCAGCAGCCGATCCTCGATTGCGTGCCCCACGAGCTGCACCAGCGCACGCCGCTCTTCATCGGCTCGCGCTCGCTGGTCGAGGAGGCGACGGCCTACCTGCAACGCTACGATCGCTAG